The following DNA comes from Pithys albifrons albifrons isolate INPA30051 chromosome 17, PitAlb_v1, whole genome shotgun sequence.
CTCAGCAGCCTTCACATCAATGTGGAGTGGGTGCCCTTGGATGGGATGACCACGGTGGTGGGAGATGCCATgccagaggcaggagctggcagccacagctcccggGGCCTCCAGTAGCAACTAATCGGGAGTGACACTTGTCTTCAAACCAGCATCCCTAAAAATAACTGAACACGAGGAGCTGTAAATACTTCCTGACATACAAGTGGAGCTTGTAAAACCAGCGCCAGTGACAAAGCTGTTCTCCTGCCTCTTTGATCAGGGAGCATCACACCGCGGATCAGGACACCGGAGACCGGCTCTGACGACGCCATCAAGAGCATCCTGGAGCAGGCGAAGAAGGAGATCGAGTCGCAGAAGGGAGGTAGGTGCTGGCATGGGGTGGCCCTGGGGTTGGGCAAGCCCTTGGGTTCTATGTGACTGTGGGTCTCACCCCAAAAATGGGCCTTTTTGGGGATGTTCACCCACTGATGACCACAGAGAATTTTTGGGGCTTTGTGGAAAGAGATAAATACCATCAGGGCTGGAAGAGCCCCTGTGCAGCAGACTTCATGTCTGGGTTTTCAGAAACTTTGGATGTTCTTTTCCTCGCCCCCACCCCAAAACAGATGACTAAATGAGGATGCACGATCCATCTGGCACAAGGAATCATTAAAGCAGCTGTGCTCACAGTCAATTACAAGaaatgaaatacattaaaacaGGTAGTCTGCTGAGAAAGCAGAATCCCAGAGAATTAAATTAAGATGGGAACAGTGGAAAAacagacaggaaaaacaaacatgttTGTCTATCGTGTCGTTGGTAATGGGATTTATTTCGCAACCATCAAGAAATAAGCTGTCTTTGAGTTGGGGTGGTGAAGCTTTGTGGGTCCTGCTGGTCCTGCTCTGCGCCAGCATCCAAACCAGACTGGGATAAATCCCTTTTCCTGATGCTCCTTGGGGCTGCCCTCACCCCTTTGCTCTGCAGGGGAACCCAAAACGCCGTCGGGGGTGCAGGCGGTGGCCAACGGGGCGGGCGGCAGCAGCTCGGAGGACGCCATCAAGAGCATCCTGGAGCAGGCGCGGCGGGAGATGCAGGCGCAGCAGCAGGCGCTGCTGGACGTGGAGTCGGGGGGCAGCGGGCGCCCCACGGACCCCACGCCTGCTGAGCGCGCCACGCTGGCCACTGTCAGCCAGAACGTCGCCCCTGCCCATGtgaagcaggaggaggggagcggggccagccccggccccccacagacccccctgGCCGTGCTCTCTCCCGCCGCCTTCGTCCAGAGCATCATCCGCAAGGTGAAGTCGGAGATCGGCGACGCCGGATCCTACTTTGACCAGCACTGGGCGTCGGAGCGGAGCCTGCTCAGCCGGCCCTACACCTCCGTGTCGCCTtcgctctcctcctcctcctcgagCTACTCCGGCATGGCCAACGGCCGGGGCTGGCCACGGGGCGAGTCTGGCGAGGGCGGCACCAACGAGGATGAGCTGCCGCCGGCGGACGAGGACCCACACCGGCTGTCGGAGATGAAGGCGGAGGGAGCGGGCGCGGAGCCGGCGGCCGGTGGGCGGCTCTCCTACTACCCCACATACGTGCCGCGCACCCTGAAGCCCACCGTGCCCCCGCTGACGCCAGAGCAGTACGAGATGTACATGTACAGGGAGGTGGACACGCTGGAGCTGACACGGCAGGTCAAGGAGAAGTTGGCCAAGAATGGCATCTGCCAGAGGATCTTTGGGGAGAAGGTACCAGCCTGGAGGGGTGGGGGGTCTGAGGTCTCCTCCACAACCCAGAGCTCAGGGTTCCTTTCAGGGTTCTGCTTCTTCCTGCTGGGTTTGCCCTTGAAGGATGCCGAGTCCTCAGGGTCTGATCCAATCCCAAATGATCTCCCAGTGGCCACCACTAACTGGTTGGTGGCACTTCCCACCAGGAATGCCCTGTACCCTGTGCAGACCCCTGCTGGGACCATCCTGCCAGCCCACTGGGTATCCCACCATCAACATCTGTGACTGGGGGCAAGGGATCCAGATGTGCCATGGGGCAGCAGGTGGCAGGGGGTGACAACCCGATTCCTGTGCCTTTATGTGGGGGTGGAGAGCAGGCAGTGTCCCAGCATGGGGAGGAGTTCAGCCCACCTTTGGTGGTGACACGTCCGTGGTGCCCTAGGTGCTGGGACTGTCCCAGGGCAGTGTGAGTGACATGCTGTCGCGGCCCAAGCCGTGGAGCAAGCTGACCCAGAAGGGGCGGGAGCCCTTCATCCGCATGCAGCTCTGGCTGACCGaccagctgggccagggcatCAGCCAGCAGCCCACGCCATCCCAGGGTAAGTGACACCGCTGTCTCCCTGGTCCCTATGTGCCATCAGTGTCCCCATGTGCCATCAGTGTCCCCACTTTTGTGTCCACCCACtgcatcccagggcagggtttgTCCTGCTCTCACCCCAGCTCCGGGAagagctgtccctgtgtccaCACCCTGATCCTGGGAATCCTCTTTCATCCCCAGCCTCcttaatttaaaacatgttaaatttaaaaacaaaatcaacagAAGCCACATCAAAAACCTTTGGCTTTGTGCCTGGCATAAAACActaatgaatatttttatattagtgatgttctttttaattattccaCTGGCACCTCCTGCTTTGATGTAACCACTggagagggagggcagaggcaCAGGCATCCCCCAGAagagccttcctgcccctgCCGGTCCCTGTGCTGTCTCCTTGTGCCATCCCTCTGAcccctgtccccagtccctgTGCTGTCTCCTCTTGCTGTCCCCCTGACCCCTGTCCCTGATCCCTGTGCTGTCTCCTCTTGCTGTCCCCCTGACCCCTGTCCCTGGTCCCTGTGCTGTCTCCTCGTGCCGTCCCCGAcccctgtccccagtccctgTGCTGTCTCCTCGTGCCCATCCCCCTGACCCCTGTCCCTGGTCCCTGTGCTGTCTCCTCTTGCTGTTCCCCTGAcccctgtccccagtccctgTGCTGTCTCCTTGTGCTGTCCCCTGACCTCTGTCCTCGGTCCCTGTGCTGTCTCGTGCCATCCCCCTGACCCCTGTCCCTGGTCCCTGTGCTGTCTCCTCGTGCCGTCCCCCTGAcccctgtccccactgtcaCACAGCCAGCCCGGCAGAGCCCCAGCCGTCCCCCTCgccaccccccagccccactgagcACGACAAGGGCTGCCAGGAGCCCCTCACCTTGTCCTTGGAGAGCAGCAAGGAAAATCAGCAGCCCGAGAGCCGGTCAACACCCACACTGAGTGGGAAGATGCATCCCAACAGCCAGGGACCCATGGGCATCCAGGAGATTGTCGCCATGTCCCCCGAGCTGGACACCTACTCCATCACCAAGAAGGTCAAGGAGGTCTTGACGGACAACAATTTAGGTGCGGACCCTCTCTCCTCATGGGTTTTTGGGGGCCGCTGGTGAGGATGTGTGGATCCAGCTCCCCAGTTCCCATAGATGCAGGCCCCCCATGGTTCGCTCAGGGGAATGCTGGAAGCATGCTGGATGAGAACTGGGATGTACCTGCTCCATGGGGACACTGCAACGCCCACCCCGCTGCTCTACCCCCTCTAACCACCTCTGCTTCTCCTCCGCCAGGCCAGCGGCTGTTTGGGGAGAGCATCCTGGGCCTGACGCAGGGCTCGGTGTCCGATCTCCTCTCCAGGCCCAAGCCGTGGCACAAGCTGAGCCTGAAGGGGAGGGAGCCCTTCGTCCGGATGCAGCTCTGGCTCAATGACCCCCACAACGTGGAGAAGCTGCGCGACATGAAGAAGCTGGAGAAGAAGGGTGAGGGTTGGGGTGGCACAGCCTCCCTGGAGTCGGGGTGCTGGCTGAGTGGGGGGCCCGGGCTGGGGGGTGAGCGGCGCGCAGCTGGGTGTCCTCTCCCGCAGCGTACCTGAAGCGCCGGTACGGGCTGATGAGCGCCGGCTCGGACAGCGAGTCCCCCAGCGCCCGCTCCGAGTGCGCCAGCCCCAGCGTGCCACCACAGGACCTCAGCCTCCTCCAGATCAAGAAGCCAAGGGTGGTACTGGCCCCAGAGGAGAAGGAAGCCCTGAAGAAAGCCTACCAGCTGGAGCCCTACCCCTCTCAGCAGACCATCGAGCTGCTCTCCTTCCAGCTCAACCTAAAGACCAACACTGTCATCAACTGGTTCCACAACTACAGGTACAGCACTCCTGGACTTCAGTCATCTAATGGTGTTGTGCCACCAAGGTGGTGTCTCTGCTCCTTTTTCAGCCTTCCCAGTCCCTCTTCCCTAGATGGGAGGTGTGAGTGACCCACATGTGGTCACTGGAGGTCCATAGGTGCAGGATTGCAGCTGGAATGCTGCGTGTGCCATGGCTGGTGGGTGCTCAAGAGTTTTGACCACCTTGAGTTGTGTTGAGAATCTAAAGAGGTTTCCATGCTCATGTCCACCTGCTCACCCCAGAGTGGGAGATCCACAATGGGTGGGGAAAAGCCTTACGGAGGCTCCTGGAGCACGGAGTCCATCCCCACAGCAGCCTGGTCCTGGGGAGAAGCACGGGCTTCACCCATAGGCAGTATTGTAGGTCCCATTTTTCTGGCTGGAGATGCTCTTTCAAGACGCGCCGTGTCTGTGTCACGGTGGAGGTTGCCCACTCTTGTGTCCTGGCAGGTCACGGATGCGCCGGGAGATGCTGGTGGAGGGTGCACAGGACAATGACACGGACCCGGAGCAGAGCGGTGGGCCGGCCATGCCCGGGCGCCGGGGCCCCCACAGCCCCGACTCAGACACTGAGGATCGCAAACCCACGTTCGTGGGGGGCGAGCCCccctgtgtggctgtgcccGTGAAGGtgaaggaggagcagggggaCACGGGTGGCTGGAGCCGCCGGCGGGACTCGCACAGCCCGGTTGGGGCAGCCGAGGGCACCGGACCACCCCAGGAGGAGCGGGGGGCAGCCCCCCACGCCACTGCTCCCAGCGCCAGCAGCCTCCCGCGGCGGGGGGGCCGCGCCAGTGCCGCCACCGGGGGAccgccaccaccaccaccgCCACACCCCGACGGCTCCCAGTCCTCCGCAGGGTCATCCCGTTGCAGCTTGGAGGTCTCCCCAACGTCGCCCTCGGCGGCTTCCTCGCCTGGTCTCACCGGCTCAGCCTCACCAGGACCATCCTCCGCCGGGCCGGTCTCTCCGGCGCTTCCGCCGGCTCCCGGCCCCCGGCTCAGCACCAGCGTCCAGCGGCGCCATGAGAAGATGGCCAACCTCAACAACATCATCCACCGCCTGGAGCGAGCTGCCAACCGAGAGGAGGCCCTCGAGTGGGAGTTCTGAGCCCCCCACCGCCCTAAATATATCTATACACacccacatatatatatatattttgataAATGCAGTGTGCACCGAGAGGCGACGCCAACGCCACGGAGGGGAGCGCCCCTGGAAAGGGGGgacaccccacacacacactatgAAGCCACCCCCTGgctttgttttaaatgtgaaaaactGGGAAcaattttagaaaagaaaaacaaacaaaaaatatttatagacctcttttagatattttaataaaaggatACTTTGGAATTTATTAACAGCTTAAGCTGCTTTGATATTAAAGATAGCTATAAAATCAAGATGATGTAGCAGTCGTGTCATTAAATGTACACTGAAGTCTTGTAGTTTGCCACTGGatgagattaaaaataaatgaaaaaaatcaacccccagaaaaaaaagactttttgaGCAAAGCCATCAAGAAGCACTATGAGACTGACCAAATTGAAGAAACTTTTGCAGTTTCCACCCCTGTCTGTAAGACACTGCATCGCTTCTGCCCCAGCCAGAGACTGCGTCCTAGTCCCTGAAGACTCTAAAGCGTCCCCCCGACCATCGAGTATGTATTTAGTTCTGGTGGTTTATGTTTTCGGAAGCCTTTGTAACACAGAGTGTCCCGTGCGGTTGTGTATGTTGTAGAGGTGTCTGCAATAGCCTTCTGGAACGAGATGTAGCTTGGTCCCCACGCCGTCCCTGCCGCTGCCTCCAGctggagggaagagaggaaacGGGGCAAGAGCAAAGCAGGCAACCTGTGCTTGGCATTTTGGGAAGAGGTACCTGGGTGTGGTGCGCAGGGGATGGCACCGGCTTGCTGGGGATGGGCATCCATCCCATCCTGGTTCCGTTGTCtttgggagaggaaaagagatggaGCCTCCGAGCTttgcccctggggcagcagtgcTTGGGGCGAGCACCCAAAATCCATGAGCCCTGCTcggggctgctccagcctcccaGCCAGCTCTGGTGGCTGCAGCACTTCCTTAAGGGAGAGGCCCAGCCAGGAGGAGCATCCCCTTCCTGCAGCCGTGTCCCCAGGTGGTGGCTGTTGGTGGTGCCAGGATGTCGCTCCTGCCTGATCTGGGCGAGCTCAGCCTTGAATTGGGCAAACCACCATCCAGCTTTGGCTTTCCAGGGCTGATCCTGTGCAGGATCAGCTCAGCGGTAGCACCATCCCAGCGTACTCCTGGTCCCCTCCCCGGCCCCACCACCTCTGCTGATGGAATGCCTTTAAAATGACACAGAGTGCCCCGtgctgggctgccctgccctgtcccctgccaTCACCCACCAAGGCCTGTGCTGCCAGGAGggcccctgccaggctcccagGCTATGCATTGACTGATTTTCCACTGTAGACATTTTTATCAGAGTAGaaggtatttttatatttggGTGGTAGTGGATGAGCAAAGCTGAAGGTGCCTCAGCGAGGGCACGGCTCTCCTtgcccacctgccctgccctagTGAGCCCCAGCGTGCCCACAGCCACTCTGTTCTCTTCCACCACGCTGAGGGAGGTCGAGGTGCAACCATTGACTGCCTTCTCCATTGTGTGCTAGTGGGAGCTTCAGCAGAATGGGATTTGAGGAAGCACTTAGGATAGTCCTGAACACGGCAATCCTGTTGTACGAAAGCCAGCGGGACACCGGTCACGTTTTTGTTATAGGCTCATGTTCTGTACTTCAAAAGTTTCTATGAGATCAATGAACTTTGTTTTAACAATTTTGGAAGGAACAAGTTCTGTGAAGAGCCACTAAATACAGAAGTTGGATACGATTCTGGCCTTGGGGTGTGTTTTGTCCAGGGGTGGTGGGATGGGAGCCTCTCTCACCTTCGCCTGGTGCCTGGTTTTGGCACCCTTGGaagctgcagctttgctttggggTTGTGGCAAGAGCTCTCCTTGCCATAAACATATCCCAGTTCTTTGGGGGTGTTAAAAAGAGGGTGTCAGATGGGGTTAGTCCAGCTCAGGGTGCAATCCTGCCCCATGGAATTCCTGTGCTCATCCCTGCTGCAGGtttgctccagcccctggggTAGCACAGCATCCTCCAGCTGTTTCGGCTCAGTTTGCCATAAGACCAcgtcatggaatggtttgagttggaagggaccttaaagcccatctcattccacccccctgccataggcaaggataacttccactagaccaggttgcccaaagCCTATCCAACCTGGCACTGCCAATGGCACCACACCCCAGCACGGCTCTTCTTCAGAGCCGACCATTGCCAGGCAAGCTG
Coding sequences within:
- the CUX2 gene encoding homeobox protein cut-like 2 isoform X2, yielding MHLDIRKGIHLLSPCSNTAAIPSCLFDDPAPVLEAARSLEDRLQQLQRLEPDPPALRDLSRPWKKHTELVGTKERREGTSPAAEDGRAPSTETSAQRNEAEKQKGLQEAQVTLAARLGEAEEKIKVLHAALKATQTELLELRCKYDEEAASKADEVAMIMTNLEKANQRAEAAQREVESLREQLAAVNSSLRLACCSPTGTAGDKVNYAMCPGSRLEAALAAKDREILRLLKDVQHLQSSLQELEESSANQIAELEGQLAAKNEAIEKLEEKLQAQADYEEIKTELSILKAMKVASAGCSLPQASAAARADTLAGLCQPCRRCLRRPFPSRLGSLQSISKAEEALLLGKEAFYPSQKYLLEKPSLLANTEEDHSEDESGKDSLGMEQPYPSPHHAPTDEPASPTPLPPLPGPAAAPDGPRTFSVSPFPAGERLPGDAKAPHLPLPTYKSESTAGGPPFPSSFFGAKSSTAPPAPIASAASPPGEPSEGSAGSATEEEQLDTAEIAFQVKEQLLKHNIGQRVFGHYVLGLSQGSVSEILARPKPWHKLTVKGKEPFIKMKQFLSDEQNVLALRTIQVRQRGSITPRIRTPETGSDDAIKSILEQAKKEIESQKGGEPKTPSGVQAVANGAGGSSSEDAIKSILEQARREMQAQQQALLDVESGGSGRPTDPTPAERATLATVSQNVAPAHVKQEEGSGASPGPPQTPLAVLSPAAFVQSIIRKVKSEIGDAGSYFDQHWASERSLLSRPYTSVSPSLSSSSSSYSGMANGRGWPRGESGEGGTNEDELPPADEDPHRLSEMKAEGAGAEPAAGGRLSYYPTYVPRTLKPTVPPLTPEQYEMYMYREVDTLELTRQVKEKLAKNGICQRIFGEKVLGLSQGSVSDMLSRPKPWSKLTQKGREPFIRMQLWLTDQLGQGISQQPTPSQASPAEPQPSPSPPPSPTEHDKGCQEPLTLSLESSKENQQPESRSTPTLSGKMHPNSQGPMGIQEIVAMSPELDTYSITKKVKEVLTDNNLGQRLFGESILGLTQGSVSDLLSRPKPWHKLSLKGREPFVRMQLWLNDPHNVEKLRDMKKLEKKAYLKRRYGLMSAGSDSESPSARSECASPSVPPQDLSLLQIKKPRVVLAPEEKEALKKAYQLEPYPSQQTIELLSFQLNLKTNTVINWFHNYRSRMRREMLVEGAQDNDTDPEQSGGPAMPGRRGPHSPDSDTEDRKPTFVGGEPPCVAVPVKVKEEQGDTGGWSRRRDSHSPVGAAEGTGPPQEERGAAPHATAPSASSLPRRGGRASAATGGPPPPPPPHPDGSQSSAGSSRCSLEVSPTSPSAASSPGLTGSASPGPSSAGPVSPALPPAPGPRLSTSVQRRHEKMANLNNIIHRLERAANREEALEWEF
- the CUX2 gene encoding homeobox protein cut-like 2 isoform X5, with the translated sequence MVLWRAQPKRGEEAAFAIAVFQPLSQMHLDIRKGIHLLSPCSNTAAIPSCLFDDPAPVLEAARSLEDRLQQLQRLEPDPPALRDLSRPWKKHTELVGTKERREGTSPAAEDGRAPSTETSAQRNEAEKQKGLQEAQVTLAARLGEAEEKIKVLHAALKATQTELLELRCKYDEEAASKADEVAMIMTNLEKANQRAEAAQREVESLREQLAAVNSSLRLACCSPTGTAGDKVNYAMCPGSRLEAALAAKDREILRLLKDVQHLQSSLQELEESSANQIAELEGQLAAKNEAIEKLEEKLQAQADYEEIKTELSILKAMKVASAGCSLPQASAAARADTLAGLCQPCRRCLRRPFPSRLGSLQSISKAEEALLLGKEAFYPSQKYLLEKPSLLANTEEDHSEDESGKDSLGMEQPYPSPHHAPTDEPASPTPLPPLPGPAAAPDGPRTFSVSPFPAGERLPGDAKAPHLPLPTYKSESTAGGPPFPSSFFGAKSSTAPPAPIASAASPPGEPSEGSAGSATEEEQLDTAEIAFQVKEQLLKHNIGQRVFGHYVLGLSQGSVSEILARPKPWHKLTVKGKEPFIKMKQFLSDEQNVLALRTIQVRQRGSITPRIRTPETGSDDAIKSILEQAKKEIESQKGGEPKTPSGVQAVANGAGGSSSEDAIKSILEQARREMQAQQQALLDVESGGSGRPTDPTPAERATLATVSQNVAPAHVKQEEGSGASPGPPQTPLAVLSPAAFVQSIIRKVKSEIGDAGSYFDQHWASERSLLSRPYTSVSPSLSSSSSSYSGMANGRGWPRGESGEGGTNEDELPPADEDPHRLSEMKAEGAGAEPAAGGRLSYYPTYVPRTLKPTVPPLTPEQYEMYMYREVDTLELTRQVKEKLAKNGICQRIFGEKVLGLSQGSVSDMLSRPKPWSKLTQKGREPFIRMQLWLTDQLGQGISQQPTPSQASPAEPQPSPSPPPSPTEHDKGCQEPLTLSLESSKENQQPESRSTPTLSGKMHPNSQGPMGIQEIVAMSPELDTYSITKKVKEVLTDNNLGQRLFGESILGLTQGSVSDLLSRPKPWHKLSLKGREPFVRMQLWLNDPHNVEKLRDMKKLEKKAYLKRRYGLMSAGSDSESPSARSECASPSVPPQDLSLLQIKKPRVVLAPEEKEALKKAYQLEPYPSQQTIELLSFQLNLKTNTVINWFHNYRSRMRREMLVEGAQDNDTDPEQSGGPAMPGRRGPHSPDSDTEDRKPTFVGGEPPCVAVPVKVKEEQGDTGGWSRRRDSHSPVGAAEGTGPPQEERGAAPHATAPSASSLPRRGGRASAATGGPPPPPPPHPDGSQSSAGSSRCSLEVSPTSPSAASSPGLTGSASPGPSSAGPVSPALPPAPGPRLSTSVQRRHEKMANLNNIIHRLERAANREEALEWEF